Genomic DNA from Fimbriimonas ginsengisoli Gsoil 348:
GCACAGCCTGGGAGCGGACGGAAAACGGCCCCGCGCTGGTGACGTACGATGCCAGCGCGGACGACGATATCGTCTGGGGTTTCGGGCTGGGCTGTAACGGAATCGTTCAGGTCCTTATGGAGCGGATCCCCGCCGATGGCGGCGTATTGGCTTTTCTCGCCGACTGCATTGAGAATCGTCGTTCCGGAGTGGTGGCGACGGCGGTAACGGAGGGTCCACGGCTCGGGGAGCATCGGTACGAGGTTCCCGAGGATGACTCCGTCGCATGGCTCGTGGAGCGGATCGACCCGCCGCGCTCGCTGGTGATCTTCGGGGCGGGACACGACGCGATACCTCTCGTGTCGATGGCCAAGTCGGTCGGTTGGCATGTGTCCGTGGTCGACGGCCGGTCCGCCTACGCCCGGACCGACCGTTTTCCCGGCGCGGATGCGGTGATCACGGCGCCGCCGCATCGAGCGGGCGACATCGGATACGACGAGCGCACGGCCGTCGTCCTCATGACCCACAACTACCTCCACGATTTGGAGCTTCTTCGCGTGGTCCTGCCATCGCGGGCCGGGTACGTCGGCCTGCTCGGCCCCCACCGCCGAGCGCAAAAACTGCTCGGCGAGCTGCGTCGCGAGGGGTATTCCCCGTCAGAGGCCGAGTTGGCCAAGCTCCACGCTCCGATCGGCCTCGACATCGGGGCCGAAGGGGCCGATGAAATCGCCCTCGCGGTCGTCTCCGAGATCCAAGCCTTCTTCGCCTCCCGCCCCGCCGGCCACCTCCACGGCTTTTCGGAGCCGCTCCACCCGCCCCAAACGCTGCTGGTCGCTAGCAATCGCCAGTCGATTAGTTGCGACATGTGACTCCGGTGGCCCCCTCTCCCTCCTTCGGATGTATGTGCCGAACGAGGGAGAGGGGGTTGGGGGTGAGGGAGAGTCTGGTGTACCTTCGGTACACCAGACCATGGGCGGGCCGCCCATGGGTACACACGGGCGAGCCGCCCGTGCCACCTAAGCCCGGTGGATGCTGGCCGCTTCCTCCGTAACCTCGCCAGCGGCAACAAGAGTGTCGAGGGTCGCGTTGAGCGATTGGCAATCGGGGTCGGTGCCTTGCAACTCTTCAAGTCGAGCCAAGTCGCCGGTAAGGAGAGCTTCGCGGGTAGCGGGGTTTGCGGAGATCCAGGAGTAGGCGGGGACGCGGCCGGAGCGCTGGGCGCGGGGGAAGAGGCGTTGAGAGGTCACGGCCACCAGGTTCTGGGCGAGAGAGCGGCGCAATGCTTCGGCCTCCGAGCCGGCGGAGCCGAGAAGCCGCTGAAGTGCGTCCACGACGCTGTCCGCGTGCATGTTGGCGATCACCAGATGGCCGGTTTCTGCGAGGATCAGCATCTGCCGAAGCGCCTCCGCAGTCGGAATATCGTCGAGGGCGACGACGTCCAAATCCGCCTGTTGAGCGATCTCCAGCGCCCTCGTGTAGCTGTCGCAATCCTGGCCAACGTGGAGTTGGGTCACGAGGCTCTGCTTGCTGCCAAACCGAAAGTTCGGATGAGACTCCACCACGAACAGCCGGGCGGCCTTCTCCCCGTTGATCTTGTCGAGGATGGAGCACACGGTGGTCCACTTTCCGCTACCGGTCGGGCCGGTGACGAGGACGAGCCCGCGGGAGGTTTCGGCAATGCGATTCATAAGCGGCAGCGCGCCTTCGCCAATCTGCTCCAGGGGAGGAACTCCATTCGAGAGCATGCGGAAAGTCGCCGCGATTCCGTCGTCGCCGGACCGGAAGAAGATCCCGACGAATGCGAGATCCCCGTGGATGACGGTCTTCTCGACCGGCAGCCCGGAATCGACCCGGATTTTCGCCTCCATCGGCAGCACCGGTTCGAGAATGGCGGAGAGGACCGCTCGGTCGAGCGGCTGCATGTCGAGGCGGACCAACTTGCCGGCGATTCGTACGCACGGGGTTTCGCCAGACGCGAGGTGGAGATCGGACGCTTTTCGTTCCTTGGCTTCGTCGAAGAGGGTGGTCAGGTTCATGGCATTCACTCGAAGTTATTGAAGTCGGATGAGCCCTTCGCTCGGGGCGAAGGGGGCAATGCGGACGGCGGGGCGGCTGGTCAGCTCCAAGCGGAGGCGGAGCATCTCCTCGTGAAGACGGAGCGTTGTGAGGCGCAGCTCGCCCATTTCCTGGCGCATGGATCGCAGCTCCGCCAAAAGCTCGCCCGCTTCGGATGCGGGGTGCGCAACGCCTCCAATCGCGGAAGCGACGCGGGCGGTTAGGTCGGTGGTCTCCACCGACCAGGCGGAGGCCAAGTTATCGGCGAAGAGGTTGTCGTCTTGATTCATTGTCGTAGCTCCAAGAGGTCGTCGTTCCAGGCGGCGAGCCGCCCTCGCAATATCGAGATCGCGTGATTCTTGCGGCTTGCGACGGTGCCGGCGGGAATCTCCAACGCGGCGGCGATCGCGTCGTAGCTCATCCCCTCGTAGACCGAGAGAACGAGGACGGCTCGGTGGCTTTGCGGCAACTCCATCACCGCGTCTCGCACCGCTTGGGCGAGCGCCGTCTTCTCTACCCGCGCATCCAAGGATTCGCCAGGCGTTCCAAAGTCGGCGTCGAGAGGTTCATGGATCCGCTCGCCGAGCAGGTCCAGGCATTGGCGATAGGCGCTCTTGAGCAGCCAGGCGCCAAGCTGGCCGCACGATCGGAACGTACCGCGACTCTCCCAGAGTCGGAGGAACGCGCCGACCGCCACGTCGGCGCCGCGAGCGGAATCGCCCCCAAGCATCCGGGTGGCAAACCGCTGAAGCCGATGCTGATGCCGTCGAACGATCCGGTCGAAGGCGGCGGTATTTCCTGCCGCTGCCTTCTCCATCAAACTATCGTCGCTCTCGTCGTCGTGGATCACCATTGCCTCGCTGCATGGTTAACGGTTTTCGAGGCCGGTTCCTTCACAGAATTTGCTGGATGACAAACGGGACGGTCTAACGACTTGTCAGCAGCTTATTGGCGTGTTCGCGAATGTCTGCGGGCCAAGCAGCGGTTAGTTCGCCGAACCTGACCTGGTCTTCAGCGAAAAGAGCTCGGCTGGCTTCTTCGAAGTTCGGGAGATTGCCGGCCATCGAGGAGAGAAAGCGGTACGTCGCTTCGATGGCTTGACGAGCCCGGTCTTTGTCGACCGACGACCGCATCGCATCGTGAACCAGTTTTCGCAGGGCAACGGAAGCGCCGCCGGATTGGGCGTTCAACCAATCCCAATGACTCTGCAGCAAAGTGACCTCACGTGGAACGACCCCCAGCTTCGGGCGACCCGGTCCCCTAGGTGGTTCGGCGGCGGGGGCGTACCGCTGCCGAACGTCGTCCGACGTCCCCCGAACGTCGATGTCGAATTGAGCGCCCGTGAAGTCGTCGAAGATCAGAATCGGAAGTGATTCTCCTCTACCAACCTCTTCCTTAACCGTCAAGGCGACCTCCCAAAGCTCGCCGGATGCAATCTGCCTTTCTCCGGCAAATGCCGTACAGGCTCTAGCCTGCGATTCTATCTCGTAACTCATGTCGACCAAGTTTTACCCGGACAAAATACCGCATGTCAATATTATCCGGGTAAAAACTAAGTCGGAGAAAAAATGCCCGGTTTGATCGGCTGGTTGAACTCGAATTGGAGCGTGCCTTCGGTCTCCCAGCGGCCGTCGACCTGTTTTTGCTGCTCACCTTTGACCGGGAGCGAGCTCTCCGGGTCGAGGAGGAAGATGGTTCGGAGTGGACTTCCGTCGAGGCCACGATCGCGCACGATCAGGGCTCGATAGTTTGTCCCGTGCCAGGAGACGCCATCTTCGGTTTCAACGGCGACGCCGTTGATCCGCACGATCCCACTCAGCATCACTTCGAGGGTGGGAACCCGGCAGAGAGATACCGCTTGAGCCGGGAGCTGGCCCTGGCCGGCCCGGATCAAACGCATCCCATGATGCTCGAGGATGGCGGTGGTCCCTCCCGCTTCGTCCCAGCGGCTCGTCGAACCGTCGCGCCAGATTTCGCGCTGAGTCATCATCTTCTCGTGATCGGTGGGCTTGTACCAGCGGCATGTCATGTGAAGGGTCCGGCTTTGCCGTACCGCGGTCTCCATCCTATCTAGAATCTCACCTGCCGGATCGTGCCTCGGCCAACAGATATATGCCCCAGAGGCAACCGCCATCGCGGCGGCCAGAGCGGGCAAACCCCACCGAATCTTGGGCCTCCGGTGAAGGATTCCGCCTTTCGACGCGGCTTCCCGAAGTGCCGACAAGACGCGCGATCGCAAGTCGTGCGAAGCGGTGTCCCCTCGAAGGGCGATCAAGGCCACGCCCGAGTCTCGCAACGTCTCTAACTCGTGGCGGCATTCGTCGCAGCGAGCGACGTGTCGCTCCAGCAGCCGCGCATCGCTTGCGGCGAGATCGCCATCCAAGTACGGAGCCAACAAGGAGCGGAAGTCGAAACAGTTCAATACGACTCCCCCGATTCAAAGCCTGGCATCAGGGTGCGCATACGAATCAAGCCTTCGAAAACCCAATACTGGACGGTGCCGGTCGGCACGCCCAGCACGGCGGCGGCCTCGCGATACTTCAACCCTTCGACCTTAACCAGGAGGAGCGATTCCCTGAGGTTATGCGGAAGTTGCAACAGCGCCTCTTCCAGGGAGATGGCGTCGGCGGTTGCAGTCATGCGCGGATCGTTTGTTGGGACGTCCACGAGAATCGGCATCGTGCGAGGGGCCGATCGCCGGATTTCCCGACGGCAACAGTCGAGCGCCAGCCGGTAGAGCCATGTCCCGAGCGCGGAGCGCCCTTCGAATTTTTGACGGCTTCGGAACGCGGCGACGAAAGTCTCCTGCGCGAGGTCTTCCGCCTCGGCGCGGCAGCCGCTCAAACGATAACAAATACGAAACACACTATCCCCATAGACCCGGAACACAGCCTCGAACCCCTCGGGATCGCCCCGTTGGAATTTCTCGACCCATTGCTGCTCTAATTCCTTCATCGGCCTCCCTCGGCTTCGCCGGTCGGCAGCACGACGAGCGGTGACACTCGCGAACCGTAGAACGACATTTTAGGGGCTCACCGTGAAACTAGGGCCTCTTACCCTTAAGGGCGCCTTGGAGGCGTTCGTAAGTTAGTTGTGCTAACCGCCACGTTTGTTGGTGGTCTTCTCGATTTTCTGCTCGTAAACTATTTACCCATGCGGCCCCGATTCAAATCGGACTCGAGCTTCGGGACGCGTCACCAGGTCGGGTCGAACTGGTCGATCGACGGCTTGACTCCTGACGACTGATGCCACAATCGGCTAAATCTCGATTTCTTCGCGTGGAAGTCGGAGAACAGATAGTTGGATCCACCTGGGTGCCGTAACTCGTCGAGCGGCTTCGGTTGGTGGATTGCGGCGTTCCACTGAGATTCTTGGCGGAGAGCATCGGTGACCAAGGACGGCGTGCCCCAATACATCGGTGAGAAGTGATCTTCCGTCCACGTCTCCGCCAGTTCGGCCACGAGCACGCACTCGGATGGATGGTTCACTTGGTCGAGCTTGAAACCGAAGAACGGGGGATGGTTCGGTGCGAAGAACGCGTTCAAGCCGTACGAGGTTTGGCGGGGCTCGATAAGCGCTTCCCAGTTCGGGGACTCGTCGGCGGGGCATCGATAGATGAGGCGAGACTTGGAGTACGGCTGCACCGTGTCGAGCCAACTGTCGCCACCGATCTCCGAACCGTCGGCGTCGTTCGATTGATCCTCGCCCGCACCGGGAAGTCCATCGTCAAAGTCGACGGCGTAGAGGCCGAGCGCCACCCCAAGCTGCGCCTCGTGGGCGATGCACGCGGAGGACTTGGCCGCCCTCTTGGCCGAGCTCAGGACCGGGAATAGAATGGCCGCGAGCAGGGCCAAAATGGCCACCACCACCAGCAATTCGATCAGAGTGAAACCGCCGCGCATCGCTCAGCCCTGTTTCATGATACGGGCTGATTTCTTAAAGAAGATCCAAGCGAATCGCGCAGTCTCGTAGGATCTCCGCTTCCCATGCTGGGCGGGTAGGCGCGCGAGGGTGAGTCCGGTCGGTCGGGATCTTACCGAGTAGGTGCAGGAACACCGCCGCGCTGTGCTTGTAAGCGGGAACGGGAGCCCGGAAGGCGAGATTCCCCAGGTGCTGGAGAGCATCCGCGAGCGCCAAGTAGCCCGGATCGCCGGCTGCCCAGAGCCGGTCACGTTCGGCAAATTTGGCGGGCGAAAAGGTGGCCAGCCCAAGAAGGTAATCGCTCCCGAACTCGATCATGTCGATGCCGAGGTCGTTGCCGGTGAAGATAGAGAACTCCGGCCGAATACGATCTCTAAGATCGAGGCGGGCCAGCTCGACTATTCGATCGAGGCTGGAGTGCTTCATCCCCTTAATCTCCGGGATCTCCATGATTCCGGTCACCACTTCCTCCGACCAGATCTCCCCGTTCGGCGCAAACACTCGGCCAAGCTCGAAGGCATAGGCCCGCTCCACTCCCGCCACCGCGCAGGCGTAGGTCGACACGACCTCCTGGGCCGGGACGTTGTGAAGTCGAGAGGTTTGAAAGAGGATCGGGGTGCCGCCGAAGCGTTCGATTTCCCCGATTTCCCGGCGGTACAACTCGACCAAATCGCCCGACCGACCTTCGACAAACGCGCCCGCCACGAACTCACGGCCGTTTGCGGCTTCTCGGGTGAGGTGCAAGACGCGGGTTCGCTCCTCGTCCGTGATGAGGTTGGCGTATCCGGTGTCCATGTTGACGGCCGGCGTAAGGCCCGCGTCTAGTGTCTCGCGGACCAGCGCCATGAACGACTCTTCAGCGATCCGGTCCTGATCGTCGAAAGGCAAGAGGATGGCCGCCATCCCTTCGATCTGCCGGCCCATCCGCCGCTTGCCGTAAATCTCGTTGAGGTTCATCACCGCGGGAGCTCCGGTATGTCGATCCAACGGCGTTGCTTCCACGATTCGAGACCGCACTCGGCGAGCTGCACCCCTTTTGCTCCTTCCCGGAGATCCCACGGGAACGGCTCGTCGGCGACGACGTGACGTAGGAAACGCTCCCACTGGGCTCGGAACGCGTTCTCCTCCGGCTCGTTCGTGGGTACGAGCGTCCAGCCTTCCGCGTAGTCGATCGGGCTCGGCACGTCGGGATTCCAGACCGGGCGGGGAGTCACCGACGAAGGCTGGATGCGACATTCACGGAGGCCGGCCACCGCCGATCCGTGGGTTCCGTCGACTTGGAGAGTCAGCAGATCGTCCCGGCGAACC
This window encodes:
- a CDS encoding XdhC family protein — protein: MKEQIDLIKEWRRLPAGSPIVLVTVVATQGSTYRRPGARMLLTPEGWAAGSISGGCLEGDVVRTAWERTENGPALVTYDASADDDIVWGFGLGCNGIVQVLMERIPADGGVLAFLADCIENRRSGVVATAVTEGPRLGEHRYEVPEDDSVAWLVERIDPPRSLVIFGAGHDAIPLVSMAKSVGWHVSVVDGRSAYARTDRFPGADAVITAPPHRAGDIGYDERTAVVLMTHNYLHDLELLRVVLPSRAGYVGLLGPHRRAQKLLGELRREGYSPSEAELAKLHAPIGLDIGAEGADEIALAVVSEIQAFFASRPAGHLHGFSEPLHPPQTLLVASNRQSISCDM
- a CDS encoding type IV pilus twitching motility protein PilT, translating into MNLTTLFDEAKERKASDLHLASGETPCVRIAGKLVRLDMQPLDRAVLSAILEPVLPMEAKIRVDSGLPVEKTVIHGDLAFVGIFFRSGDDGIAATFRMLSNGVPPLEQIGEGALPLMNRIAETSRGLVLVTGPTGSGKWTTVCSILDKINGEKAARLFVVESHPNFRFGSKQSLVTQLHVGQDCDSYTRALEIAQQADLDVVALDDIPTAEALRQMLILAETGHLVIANMHADSVVDALQRLLGSAGSEAEALRRSLAQNLVAVTSQRLFPRAQRSGRVPAYSWISANPATREALLTGDLARLEELQGTDPDCQSLNATLDTLVAAGEVTEEAASIHRA
- a CDS encoding RNA polymerase sigma factor — encoded protein: MVIHDDESDDSLMEKAAAGNTAAFDRIVRRHQHRLQRFATRMLGGDSARGADVAVGAFLRLWESRGTFRSCGQLGAWLLKSAYRQCLDLLGERIHEPLDADFGTPGESLDARVEKTALAQAVRDAVMELPQSHRAVLVLSVYEGMSYDAIAAALEIPAGTVASRKNHAISILRGRLAAWNDDLLELRQ
- a CDS encoding DUF2239 family protein → MSYEIESQARACTAFAGERQIASGELWEVALTVKEEVGRGESLPILIFDDFTGAQFDIDVRGTSDDVRQRYAPAAEPPRGPGRPKLGVVPREVTLLQSHWDWLNAQSGGASVALRKLVHDAMRSSVDKDRARQAIEATYRFLSSMAGNLPNFEEASRALFAEDQVRFGELTAAWPADIREHANKLLTSR
- a CDS encoding anti-sigma factor family protein, which encodes MNCFDFRSLLAPYLDGDLAASDARLLERHVARCDECRHELETLRDSGVALIALRGDTASHDLRSRVLSALREAASKGGILHRRPKIRWGLPALAAAMAVASGAYICWPRHDPAGEILDRMETAVRQSRTLHMTCRWYKPTDHEKMMTQREIWRDGSTSRWDEAGGTTAILEHHGMRLIRAGQGQLPAQAVSLCRVPTLEVMLSGIVRINGVAVETEDGVSWHGTNYRALIVRDRGLDGSPLRTIFLLDPESSLPVKGEQQKQVDGRWETEGTLQFEFNQPIKPGIFSPT
- a CDS encoding RNA polymerase sigma factor, whose amino-acid sequence is MKELEQQWVEKFQRGDPEGFEAVFRVYGDSVFRICYRLSGCRAEAEDLAQETFVAAFRSRQKFEGRSALGTWLYRLALDCCRREIRRSAPRTMPILVDVPTNDPRMTATADAISLEEALLQLPHNLRESLLLVKVEGLKYREAAAVLGVPTGTVQYWVFEGLIRMRTLMPGFESGESY
- a CDS encoding prepilin-type N-terminal cleavage/methylation domain-containing protein, yielding MRGGFTLIELLVVVAILALLAAILFPVLSSAKRAAKSSACIAHEAQLGVALGLYAVDFDDGLPGAGEDQSNDADGSEIGGDSWLDTVQPYSKSRLIYRCPADESPNWEALIEPRQTSYGLNAFFAPNHPPFFGFKLDQVNHPSECVLVAELAETWTEDHFSPMYWGTPSLVTDALRQESQWNAAIHQPKPLDELRHPGGSNYLFSDFHAKKSRFSRLWHQSSGVKPSIDQFDPTW
- a CDS encoding dihydrodipicolinate synthase family protein, giving the protein MDRHTGAPAVMNLNEIYGKRRMGRQIEGMAAILLPFDDQDRIAEESFMALVRETLDAGLTPAVNMDTGYANLITDEERTRVLHLTREAANGREFVAGAFVEGRSGDLVELYRREIGEIERFGGTPILFQTSRLHNVPAQEVVSTYACAVAGVERAYAFELGRVFAPNGEIWSEEVVTGIMEIPEIKGMKHSSLDRIVELARLDLRDRIRPEFSIFTGNDLGIDMIEFGSDYLLGLATFSPAKFAERDRLWAAGDPGYLALADALQHLGNLAFRAPVPAYKHSAAVFLHLLGKIPTDRTHPRAPTRPAWEAEILRDCAIRLDLL